Proteins from a genomic interval of Candidatus Margulisiibacteriota bacterium:
- a CDS encoding DUF5693 family protein, whose protein sequence is VYLLRSGNFAIGILEIEKLARGLLENLFAVRPRTKEFLIGYPALFLGAAYYLKGGRTWLWPLLLIATVGTVSTLNTFCHVHSPLLISLIRSAYGVILGIAVGLLFYLLYLAFVKVFGQKDTPLRS, encoded by the coding sequence CGGTCTATCTTTTGAGGAGCGGAAATTTTGCGATCGGGATACTGGAGATCGAAAAACTTGCCAGAGGCCTTCTTGAAAACCTCTTTGCTGTCCGTCCCAGGACCAAGGAATTCCTCATAGGTTATCCCGCACTATTTCTCGGAGCAGCTTATTATCTTAAAGGCGGCAGGACCTGGCTGTGGCCGCTGCTCTTGATAGCAACTGTCGGGACCGTTTCAACTCTCAATACTTTCTGCCACGTCCATTCTCCTCTTTTGATCTCGCTTATCAGATCGGCATACGGGGTCATCCTGGGGATAGCTGTCGGACTTCTCTTCTATTTACTCTATCTGGCCTTTGTTAAAGTGTTCGGGCAAAAAGACACCCCTCTGCGCTCATAA
- the csaB gene encoding polysaccharide pyruvyl transferase CsaB, translating into MKVVISGYYGFGNTGDEAILESLINGLKKGDPEITVTVLSADPAKTSKAHNVNAIGRHDIPKIVRALKGANAFISGGGGLLQDSTGPFSVIYYLSLFSLAKLLGCRCAFLGQGFGPVKGAFNRFLSAFVLNSADVITVRDEASLEEMMRLGIRKPPLLLAADLAFLFEKPGRSELEELIRGEGFSLSAKNIVGVSIRKPVHAVKGFHEKLAAFLDSVSDQQNCQVLLIPFEAAGDGEESLKVLKLMKTKARLLTGLYPPEVLLKIISRLDCFIGMRFHSLVFAAISHVPLMGISYDPKVSSLLKALGSAELDMNFSTEEACSKLGHLMKNGHEEIKRLEIMTTSLKEKARLNFSAFSEYANPLKEISLFGIKINNLTISSAVSMVDSFIKDSRPHFIATPNPEIITAAQKDPELRRIINSADLCLPDGMGVLAASKLLGMPLIERVTGIDLMLAILKDTKEKGYRVFFLGSARGVAKEAANRLPGVNVVGTHHGYFGEHEEKEVLDKIKHSRPDILFVGLGAPRQELWAGRHYKGLGVPATMVIGGSLDVLSGRAKRAPDLVQKLGIEWLYRLAKEPKRVKRQARLMQFAWMVAKRRLLLK; encoded by the coding sequence ATGAAAGTTGTAATATCCGGTTATTACGGGTTTGGCAACACCGGGGACGAGGCTATACTGGAGAGCCTGATCAACGGTCTTAAAAAGGGCGATCCGGAAATAACCGTAACGGTCCTGTCCGCTGATCCTGCCAAGACCTCGAAGGCCCACAACGTCAATGCCATCGGCAGGCATGACATACCAAAGATCGTAAGGGCCCTGAAAGGGGCAAATGCCTTCATAAGCGGGGGGGGCGGGCTCCTTCAGGATTCAACAGGTCCTTTCAGTGTCATCTATTACCTTTCCCTGTTTTCTCTCGCAAAACTACTCGGATGCAGGTGCGCCTTTCTGGGACAGGGCTTTGGCCCGGTAAAAGGGGCTTTTAACCGTTTTCTTTCGGCCTTTGTATTGAACTCCGCAGATGTAATAACGGTAAGGGACGAGGCTTCGCTTGAAGAAATGATGCGGCTCGGAATAAGAAAGCCTCCGCTTCTGCTGGCGGCGGACCTGGCTTTCCTTTTCGAAAAGCCCGGACGGTCCGAACTTGAAGAGCTGATCAGGGGAGAGGGTTTCTCTCTTTCCGCAAAAAATATCGTGGGAGTCAGCATAAGAAAGCCCGTACATGCCGTTAAAGGGTTCCATGAAAAACTGGCCGCTTTCCTGGACTCAGTTTCAGACCAGCAAAACTGTCAGGTGCTGCTTATCCCGTTTGAGGCGGCCGGGGACGGCGAGGAATCGCTCAAAGTCCTAAAATTGATGAAAACCAAGGCAAGGCTTTTGACGGGCCTCTATCCCCCGGAAGTCCTGCTGAAGATCATCTCAAGGCTGGACTGTTTTATCGGGATGAGGTTCCACTCGCTTGTTTTTGCCGCGATCAGTCATGTACCGCTGATGGGGATCTCGTATGATCCTAAGGTCTCTTCTCTTCTTAAAGCCCTTGGATCTGCTGAACTTGACATGAACTTCTCCACCGAAGAAGCCTGTTCAAAACTGGGACATCTCATGAAGAACGGGCATGAGGAGATAAAGAGGCTCGAAATTATGACCACCTCTTTAAAGGAAAAAGCGAGGCTTAATTTTTCCGCATTCTCAGAGTATGCTAATCCTCTAAAAGAGATCTCTCTGTTCGGGATAAAGATCAACAATCTGACGATAAGTTCTGCGGTGTCGATGGTGGATTCATTTATCAAGGACAGCAGGCCCCATTTTATCGCGACCCCCAATCCGGAGATAATTACGGCCGCCCAAAAGGACCCTGAACTCAGGCGCATCATCAATTCCGCTGACCTGTGCCTGCCCGACGGCATGGGGGTCCTGGCCGCATCCAAACTTCTTGGGATGCCGCTCATCGAAAGGGTGACCGGGATAGACCTGATGCTGGCTATATTAAAAGATACAAAAGAAAAAGGTTACAGGGTTTTCTTTCTCGGCAGCGCAAGGGGAGTTGCCAAGGAAGCAGCTAACAGGCTGCCCGGAGTAAATGTGGTAGGCACCCACCACGGTTATTTTGGAGAACACGAAGAAAAAGAAGTGTTGGACAAGATAAAGCACAGCCGCCCGGACATCCTTTTTGTGGGACTTGGGGCCCCACGGCAGGAGCTGTGGGCAGGAAGACATTACAAGGGACTGGGAGTCCCTGCCACGATGGTGATAGGCGGCAGCCTGGATGTGCTCTCCGGCAGGGCAAAAAGGGCTCCCGATCTGGTACAAAAACTGGGGATAGAATGGCTCTACAGGCTTGCAAAGGAGCCAAAACGCGTAAAACGCCAGGCAAGACTAATGCAATTTGCTTGGATGGTTGCAAAAAGAAGGCTGTTGCTAAAATAG
- the ispG gene encoding flavodoxin-dependent (E)-4-hydroxy-3-methylbut-2-enyl-diphosphate synthase encodes MIPRKKTKEVKAGHLTIGGNAPVSVQSMTKTRTADIKATVSQILKLEEAGCQLIRAAVKDEKDAEALKEIKSLINIPLAADIHFDHRLALKAIDSGVDKLRINPGNIGEKDRIEAVVKAAKARRIPIRIGVNSGSLEKEVLKKYGHPSAEALVESALNHAHILKRLDFEDIVISIKSTDVPKTIRAYELLSSKVNYPLHIGITESGLPGKGTIKSAVGIGALLSRGIGDTLRVSLTGDPAEEVRVGLDILRSLNLYSKGVTIISCPTCGRLSYDLVKVAKEVEERTRHIEVPLKIAIMGCAVNGPGEAAEADLGLAGGQGEALLFRKGEIIKKVKEADMVEELLKEIESMAYKL; translated from the coding sequence ATGATACCCCGCAAAAAGACAAAAGAGGTAAAAGCCGGCCATCTTACCATAGGAGGCAATGCGCCCGTCAGCGTTCAGTCCATGACCAAGACCCGCACAGCGGACATTAAAGCCACCGTATCGCAGATACTCAAGCTTGAGGAAGCAGGCTGCCAGCTGATAAGAGCCGCCGTAAAGGACGAAAAAGACGCCGAGGCGCTCAAAGAGATCAAGTCCCTGATAAACATCCCTCTGGCGGCGGACATCCATTTTGACCACCGGCTTGCACTAAAAGCGATAGACAGCGGAGTAGATAAGCTAAGGATCAATCCGGGCAATATCGGAGAAAAGGACAGGATAGAGGCCGTGGTAAAAGCCGCAAAAGCGCGCAGGATCCCGATAAGGATAGGGGTCAACAGCGGGTCACTGGAAAAAGAAGTCCTGAAGAAATACGGCCATCCCAGCGCCGAAGCCCTGGTGGAAAGCGCTTTGAACCACGCACATATATTGAAGAGGCTGGATTTTGAGGATATTGTGATATCCATAAAATCCACAGATGTGCCAAAAACCATCCGGGCCTATGAACTGCTTTCCTCAAAAGTGAACTATCCTCTGCATATAGGGATAACGGAATCCGGCCTACCGGGCAAAGGAACTATCAAGTCCGCTGTCGGGATAGGAGCCCTTCTTTCCAGGGGGATAGGGGACACCTTAAGAGTATCTCTCACAGGGGACCCGGCGGAAGAAGTGCGGGTCGGTCTTGATATCCTGAGGTCGCTTAACCTGTATTCAAAAGGGGTTACGATAATATCCTGCCCCACCTGCGGCCGCCTTTCTTACGACTTGGTAAAAGTCGCAAAAGAAGTTGAAGAAAGGACGCGGCATATAGAAGTGCCGCTCAAGATAGCCATCATGGGCTGTGCAGTTAACGGGCCGGGGGAGGCAGCCGAAGCCGATCTCGGTCTTGCAGGAGGGCAGGGTGAGGCGCTCCTGTTCAGAAAAGGCGAGATAATAAAAAAAGTCAAAGAAGCAGATATGGTGGAAGAACTCCTCAAAGAGATCGAATCGATGGCTTACAAATTATAA
- the purB gene encoding adenylosuccinate lyase yields MLDRYTLPKMGSIWSEEAKFKSWLDVELAVCEVWSELGKIPSASLKNIKDKASFTVKRIEEIEKEVEHDLIAFTTAVAESVGEDSRFIHMGLTSYDVEDTALCLRLKASSDILIDDIKTAIKALKTLAKGHKDSIMMGRTHGMHAEPITFAFKLCVWIAELERGLERLKAAKEEISVGKISGAVGSYANVDPAVEEKVCAKLGLKPSPASTQVLQRDRFAAYLSCLALIAGSLEKFATEIRNLSRTELLEVEEPFKKGQKGSSAMPHKKNPIISERITGLSRVVRANALVSIENISLWHERDLTNSAAERVIIPDSNILLDYMLNKFIYLIEGLVVHPDNMRANIDRSGGIVFAQRLLHALIEKGLTREAAYKIAQQCAMDAREKKIAMIEASLANTELQKHLSKEDIKKAFDAGYFARNLEVVYKRFGI; encoded by the coding sequence ATGCTAGACCGCTATACACTTCCAAAAATGGGCTCCATCTGGAGCGAAGAAGCCAAGTTCAAGAGCTGGCTGGATGTTGAACTGGCCGTCTGCGAAGTATGGTCCGAACTCGGGAAGATACCTTCAGCCTCTCTTAAGAACATAAAAGACAAGGCCTCTTTCACGGTCAAAAGGATAGAGGAGATCGAAAAAGAGGTGGAGCACGACCTTATCGCTTTTACAACGGCCGTGGCCGAATCGGTGGGGGAGGACTCGCGATTTATCCATATGGGGCTTACCTCATACGATGTGGAGGATACAGCCCTGTGCCTGAGGCTTAAGGCTTCTTCCGACATCCTTATAGATGACATAAAAACAGCTATTAAGGCCCTAAAAACACTGGCAAAGGGGCATAAGGATTCTATTATGATGGGCAGGACCCACGGCATGCATGCGGAACCCATAACTTTTGCCTTTAAGCTCTGTGTCTGGATAGCGGAGCTGGAAAGGGGCCTGGAGCGCCTCAAGGCGGCAAAAGAGGAGATCAGTGTCGGCAAGATCTCGGGGGCGGTGGGCTCCTATGCAAATGTGGACCCTGCAGTAGAAGAAAAGGTCTGCGCAAAACTTGGCTTAAAGCCCTCGCCTGCTTCAACGCAGGTGCTTCAAAGGGACAGGTTTGCCGCTTATCTTTCCTGCCTGGCCCTTATTGCAGGCTCGCTGGAAAAGTTCGCCACAGAAATAAGGAACCTTTCAAGGACAGAACTGCTGGAAGTTGAGGAACCTTTCAAGAAAGGACAGAAAGGCTCTTCCGCAATGCCTCATAAAAAGAACCCCATAATCTCGGAGAGGATAACGGGACTTTCCAGGGTTGTGCGCGCAAACGCGCTTGTTTCAATTGAGAACATCTCCCTGTGGCACGAAAGGGACCTTACCAACTCGGCAGCCGAAAGGGTAATCATTCCCGACAGCAATATTCTTTTGGATTATATGCTCAATAAGTTCATATATCTTATCGAAGGGCTTGTGGTGCATCCGGACAATATGAGGGCCAACATCGACAGGTCCGGCGGCATCGTCTTTGCCCAGAGGCTTCTGCATGCCCTTATAGAAAAGGGTCTTACAAGGGAAGCCGCCTACAAAATAGCTCAGCAGTGCGCTATGGACGCCAGGGAAAAAAAGATAGCTATGATCGAGGCTTCGCTGGCAAACACAGAGCTGCAAAAACACCTGTCAAAAGAAGACATCAAAAAGGCCTTTGATGCCGGTTATTTTGCCAGGAATCTTGAGGTTGTTTACAAGAGGTTTGGCATATAG
- the purS gene encoding phosphoribosylformylglycinamidine synthase subunit PurS: protein MYTAKIFVRHKKGILDPQGKTIKDALHSMKYSSVGEVKIGKLIDIRFDAKNMDEAKSKLNDMCKQLLANPVVEQYTFEIEEI from the coding sequence ATGTATACGGCAAAAATTTTCGTCAGGCACAAGAAAGGCATCCTTGATCCTCAGGGAAAGACCATAAAGGACGCGCTGCATTCCATGAAGTATTCTAGCGTGGGCGAGGTAAAGATCGGGAAGCTCATCGACATAAGGTTTGACGCAAAAAATATGGACGAGGCAAAATCAAAGCTGAACGACATGTGCAAGCAGCTTCTGGCCAATCCGGTGGTCGAACAATATACTTTTGAAATAGAGGAGATCTGA
- the purQ gene encoding phosphoribosylformylglycinamidine synthase subunit PurQ encodes MKAGVIVFPGSNCDWDCLHIIRDVLKQKAEFIWHQEDKIGRFDLIILPGGFSYGDYLRTGAIAKFSPVMNALFDYVKKDRGLVLGICNGFQILTESGLLPGALQKNRRLKFLCKDVYIRVENEKTPFTNLCKKEQSLKVPIAHFEGNYTADKATIERLNKKKQVVFRYCSKEGSVSDKYNPNGSIENIAGICNEARNVLGMMPHPERVSEAVLGGEDGLSIFRSILKS; translated from the coding sequence ATGAAGGCGGGGGTAATAGTATTTCCGGGTTCCAATTGTGATTGGGACTGCCTACATATAATAAGGGATGTCCTAAAGCAAAAAGCGGAGTTCATCTGGCACCAGGAAGACAAGATAGGCAGGTTCGACCTTATAATTCTGCCGGGAGGATTCTCTTACGGTGATTACTTAAGGACAGGCGCTATCGCCAAGTTCTCTCCCGTTATGAACGCCCTGTTCGACTATGTAAAGAAAGACAGGGGGCTGGTCCTGGGGATCTGCAACGGCTTTCAGATCCTAACTGAGTCAGGCCTCCTTCCCGGAGCCCTGCAGAAGAACCGCCGCCTGAAGTTCCTTTGCAAGGATGTCTATATCAGGGTCGAGAACGAAAAGACCCCTTTCACCAATCTTTGCAAAAAGGAGCAGTCATTAAAGGTGCCGATCGCTCACTTTGAAGGCAACTACACAGCGGATAAGGCCACAATTGAAAGACTCAACAAAAAGAAGCAGGTGGTCTTTAGATACTGCAGCAAAGAAGGTTCCGTCTCAGACAAATACAACCCAAACGGCTCTATCGAGAATATCGCCGGCATCTGCAACGAAGCCCGCAATGTCCTTGGCATGATGCCCCACCCGGAAAGGGTCTCCGAAGCTGTCCTGGGAGGGGAGGACGGACTCTCGATATTCAGGTCTATTCTGAAGTCATAA